The following are encoded in a window of Cydia splendana chromosome 6, ilCydSple1.2, whole genome shotgun sequence genomic DNA:
- the LOC134791380 gene encoding uncharacterized protein LOC134791380, giving the protein MVRNKCRNGQVGAMRSALALALLVMATAAAAQLPPADAPLNDTRCGTECVRCAADGCIKCARLLVWPGGTCSHTCPAGSREAWAHDDHLMGRVCYPANTYNEVLVGGACGVVVCVLLVVAGATYARCRSGARARSQPLPQPGLDDDTRLREFHKQLDCLRPHAYTLLAILNHTRHQVRELYQLGNNDAAMAYSCVMSDLAKLLILLNKQQVPVVPEEWPRLASWAERILKRYSRNPLPPQSQEHQLVNFLSPPPSQSSDSEITQQSFSTFKPPSYSPTSYDSTLDKELESQWADVRPPSYSQIEKEKETIVLSDPWERRPIVRRESVWLEDELFEMTRRPQDELTTEL; this is encoded by the exons TGTCGCAATGGACAGGTCGGTGCGATGAGATCGGCGCTGGCGCTGGCGCTGCTGGTGATGGCGACCGCGGCCGCTGCGCAACTGCCTCCTGCCGACGCACCCCTCAACGACACAC GCTGCGGCACAGAGTGTGTGAGGTGCGCAGCGGACGGTTGCATCAAATGCGCCCGGCTGCTGGTCTGGCCTGGCGGCACTTGTTCGCATACCTGTCCCGCCGGATCACGCGAGGCCTGGGCGCATGATGACCACCTCATGGGCCGCGTCTGCTACCCCGCCAATACTTATAACGAG GTATTAGTTGGTGGCGCGTGTGGTGTAGTTGTCTGCGTGCTGCTAGTCGTCGCCGGAGCCACGTACGCGCGTTGCCGGAGCGGCGCACGGGCGCGCTCGCAACCGCTACCACAACCTGGGCTGGACGACGACACGCGGCTTAGAGAGTTCCACAAACAGCTGGACTGCTTGCGA CCACACGCCTACACGTTGCTAGCAATATTAAACCACACGCGGCACCAGGTCCGGGAACTGTACCAGCTGGGCAACAACGATGCCGCAATGGCTTACAG TTGCGTGATGAGCGACCTGGCGAAGCTGCTTATTTTGTTGAATAAGCAGCAAGTGCCCGTCGTGCCGGAGGAGTGGCCACGGCTCGCCAGCTGGGCTGAAAG AATACTAAAACGCTACAGCCGCAACCCCCTGCCGCCGCAGTCGCAAGAGCATCAACTAGTGAATTTCCTCTCACCCCCACCGAGCCAAAGCTCCGACTCCGAGATCACTCAGCAATCCTTTTCTACTTTTAAACCCCCCTCATACTCTCCAACGTCATACGACAGCACTTTGGATAAAGAATTAGAGAGCCAATGGGCGGACGTCCGGCCGCCTAGCTACTCGCAAATAGAGAAAGAGAAAGAGACAATAGTCCTCTCCGATCCCTGGGAGAGGAGACCGATTGTTAGAAGAGAGAGTGTGTGGCTCGAGGACGAGCTGTTTGAAATGACAAGAAGACCACAGGACGAACTGACCACAGAACTATAA